One genomic region from uncultured Tateyamaria sp. encodes:
- the carB gene encoding carbamoyl-phosphate synthase large subunit — MPKRTDIKSIMIIGAGPIVIGQACEFDYSGAQACKALREEGYRVVLVNSNPATIMTDPGLADATYIEPITPEIVAKIIEKERPDALLPTMGGQTGLNTSLALEEMGVLDKFGVEMIGAKREAIEMAEDRKLFREAMDRLGIENPRATIVTAPKDEKGNKDLAAGVALALETLEEIGLPAIIRPAFTLGGTGGGVAYNRDDYEAICRSGMDASPVGQILVDESLLGWKEYEMEVVRDTADNAIIVCSIENVDPMGVHTGDSITVAPALTLTDKEYQIMRNHSIAVLREIGVETGGSNVQWAINPDDGRMVVIEMNPRVSRSSALASKATGFPIAKIAAKLAVGYTLDELDNDITKVTPASFEPTIDYVVTKIPKFAFEKFPGAEPSLTTAMKSVGEVMAIGRTFHESLQKAMASMESGLVGLDDIDIPGAPDKAAVVKAISAQTPDRLRLIAQAMRHGLSDDDIFGATKFDPWFLSRIREIVDAEARVRDAGLPVTEDGLRGLKMMGFTDARLAQLSGREEDQVRRARENLGVRAVFKRIDTCAAEFEAQTPYMYSTYETPVFGDVECEARPSDRKKVVILGGGPNRIGQGIEFDYCCCHACFALTDAGYETIMVNCNPETVSTDYDTSDRLYFEPLTFEHVMEILRVEQDNGTLHGVIVQFGGQTPLKLANALQDAGIPILGTTPDAIDLAEDRERFQALVNDLGLKQPKNGIAHSDAEALEIAGDIGFPLVIRPSYVLGGRAMEIVRDQANLERYISEAVVVSGDSPVLLDSYLAGAVELDVDALCDGTDVHVAGIMQHIEEAGVHSGDSACSLPPYSLPSDIISEIEAQTHALARALKVVGLMNVQFAIQGDDIYLIEVNPRASRTVPFVAKSTDSAIASIAARVMAGEPLSNFPQRPAYDADASYDSVLPLADPMTLADPNMPWFSVKEAVLPFARFPGVDTILGPEMRSTGEVMGWDRTFARAFLKAQMGAGMVLPNAGCTFISIKDMDKTPQMLEAAQILHGLGFTTVATRGTATWLEANGVPCSMVNKVYEGRPDVTDMMKDDGIQLVFNTTEGSLAVEDSKSIRAIALYDRIPYFTTAAGAYAAALAIREQAQGDVGVKALQG; from the coding sequence ATGCCAAAGCGTACCGACATCAAGTCGATCATGATCATCGGCGCGGGTCCCATTGTCATCGGTCAGGCCTGCGAGTTCGACTATTCCGGCGCACAGGCCTGCAAGGCGCTGCGGGAAGAAGGCTACCGGGTTGTTCTGGTCAACTCGAACCCGGCCACCATCATGACAGATCCGGGCTTGGCCGACGCCACGTATATCGAGCCGATCACACCCGAAATCGTCGCAAAGATCATCGAGAAGGAACGCCCCGATGCGCTGCTGCCGACGATGGGTGGACAGACCGGCCTGAATACGTCGCTTGCGCTGGAAGAGATGGGTGTTCTGGACAAGTTCGGGGTCGAGATGATCGGCGCAAAGCGCGAAGCCATTGAAATGGCCGAAGACCGCAAGCTGTTCCGAGAGGCGATGGACCGGCTGGGCATCGAGAACCCCCGCGCCACCATCGTGACGGCCCCCAAGGACGAAAAAGGCAACAAGGATCTGGCGGCCGGTGTTGCGCTGGCCCTCGAAACGCTCGAAGAGATCGGCCTGCCCGCCATCATCCGCCCCGCCTTTACCCTGGGCGGCACCGGCGGCGGCGTGGCCTATAACCGCGACGATTACGAGGCGATCTGCCGGTCCGGGATGGACGCGTCGCCCGTGGGTCAGATCCTTGTGGACGAGTCGCTGCTGGGCTGGAAGGAATACGAGATGGAGGTGGTGCGCGACACCGCGGACAACGCCATCATCGTCTGTTCCATCGAAAACGTGGACCCGATGGGGGTGCATACGGGCGACAGCATCACCGTGGCCCCGGCCCTGACGCTGACGGACAAGGAATACCAGATCATGCGCAACCACTCGATCGCGGTGCTGCGCGAGATCGGCGTGGAAACAGGCGGGTCGAACGTGCAATGGGCGATCAACCCCGATGACGGGCGCATGGTCGTGATCGAGATGAACCCTCGCGTGTCGCGGTCTTCGGCACTGGCCTCAAAGGCGACAGGGTTCCCGATTGCCAAGATCGCAGCCAAGCTGGCGGTCGGCTATACGCTGGACGAGTTGGACAACGACATCACCAAGGTGACGCCCGCGTCGTTCGAGCCGACCATCGACTATGTCGTCACGAAGATCCCGAAATTCGCATTCGAAAAGTTCCCGGGCGCGGAGCCGTCCCTGACGACCGCCATGAAGTCGGTGGGCGAAGTCATGGCCATAGGCCGGACATTCCACGAGTCGCTGCAAAAGGCGATGGCATCCATGGAATCCGGCCTTGTCGGCCTTGATGACATCGACATCCCCGGGGCACCGGACAAGGCGGCGGTGGTCAAGGCCATTTCTGCGCAAACGCCGGACCGCTTGCGCCTGATCGCGCAGGCCATGCGCCACGGGTTGAGCGACGATGACATCTTTGGCGCAACCAAGTTCGACCCCTGGTTCCTGTCCCGCATCCGCGAGATCGTGGACGCCGAGGCGCGGGTGCGCGATGCCGGCCTGCCCGTGACCGAAGACGGGCTGCGGGGCCTCAAGATGATGGGCTTTACCGATGCGCGCCTGGCCCAATTGAGCGGGCGAGAAGAGGATCAGGTGCGTCGTGCACGCGAAAATCTGGGCGTGCGGGCCGTGTTCAAGCGGATCGATACCTGCGCGGCCGAGTTCGAGGCCCAAACGCCCTACATGTACTCGACCTATGAAACGCCGGTCTTCGGCGATGTCGAGTGCGAGGCGCGCCCGTCAGACCGCAAGAAAGTTGTCATTCTGGGCGGCGGTCCGAACCGGATCGGACAGGGGATCGAGTTCGACTATTGCTGCTGTCACGCCTGTTTTGCCCTGACGGACGCAGGGTACGAGACCATCATGGTCAACTGCAATCCTGAAACGGTCAGCACCGACTATGACACATCCGACCGGCTGTATTTTGAACCGCTGACGTTCGAACATGTGATGGAAATTCTGCGGGTCGAGCAGGATAACGGCACGTTGCATGGCGTGATCGTGCAATTTGGCGGGCAGACACCACTAAAGCTGGCCAACGCGCTGCAAGACGCCGGCATTCCGATACTTGGCACCACGCCTGACGCCATCGACCTGGCCGAGGACCGCGAACGCTTCCAGGCCCTTGTCAACGATCTCGGTCTCAAGCAGCCCAAGAACGGCATCGCCCATTCTGATGCCGAAGCACTTGAAATCGCGGGCGATATCGGCTTCCCGCTTGTCATTCGCCCGTCCTATGTCCTGGGTGGGCGCGCGATGGAGATCGTGCGCGATCAGGCGAACCTGGAACGCTATATCTCAGAGGCTGTGGTGGTGTCGGGCGACAGCCCCGTCTTGCTGGACAGTTATCTGGCCGGTGCGGTCGAACTGGATGTGGACGCGTTGTGCGACGGTACGGATGTGCATGTGGCTGGCATCATGCAACATATCGAAGAGGCTGGCGTCCATTCGGGCGACAGCGCCTGTTCCCTGCCCCCTTATTCGCTGCCATCCGATATCATTTCCGAGATCGAGGCGCAGACACATGCGCTGGCCAGGGCGTTGAAGGTGGTTGGCCTTATGAACGTGCAATTCGCGATCCAGGGCGACGACATCTACCTCATCGAGGTTAACCCCCGCGCCTCGCGGACCGTGCCCTTCGTCGCCAAGTCCACCGACAGCGCAATTGCCTCAATCGCCGCGCGGGTCATGGCGGGCGAGCCCCTGTCCAACTTCCCACAGCGCCCGGCCTATGATGCAGATGCCAGCTATGACAGCGTGCTGCCGCTCGCAGATCCGATGACGCTGGCTGATCCGAACATGCCCTGGTTCTCGGTCAAGGAGGCTGTGTTGCCGTTTGCACGCTTTCCCGGTGTCGACACGATCCTGGGACCAGAGATGCGGTCAACCGGCGAAGTCATGGGGTGGGACCGGACGTTTGCCCGTGCCTTCCTCAAGGCGCAGATGGGGGCGGGCATGGTGCTGCCCAATGCAGGCTGCACCTTCATTTCGATCAAGGATATGGACAAGACCCCACAGATGCTCGAAGCGGCACAGATCCTGCATGGGCTTGGTTTCACAACCGTCGCGACGCGCGGGACCGCCACATGGCTTGAGGCCAACGGCGTGCCGTGCAGCATGGTCAACAAGGTCTATGAAGGCCGCCCGGATGTGACCGACATGATGAAGGACGACGGCATTCAACTGGTGTTCAACACCACCGAAGGGTCGCTCGCCGTTGAAGACAGCAAATCCATCCGTGCCATCGCGCTTTATGACCGGATCCCGTATTTTACCACCGCTGCCGGGGCATATGCGGCGGCACTGGCGATCCGGGAGCAGGCACAGGGTGATGTCGGTGTGAAAGCGTTGCAGGGTTAG